From the Leishmania panamensis strain MHOM/PA/94/PSC-1 chromosome 31 sequence genome, one window contains:
- a CDS encoding protein kinase-like protein (TriTrypDB/GeneDB-style sysID: LpmP.31.1710.A~partially sequenced tandemly duplicated gene) codes for RSATPIFVPSSCQEAAARRLFEKHQQLRHPNLLLCLGFSESIEGGMMSIWEFSPGGTLRELIFRYPRVKAVTINRFGLHALTALSYLHERGIAHGGVCLDNVLVSADGKCRLTGHSGDRKAACELFYVHQTCYISPRMATGALPTPQCDMFCFGLSTIEALTKEPCWKWATCEDGQSFGTSAELAELMKAGGKPFSDALVQGRVVVNVDLLRGSDVVDNYSRNVVESIIRCLSLDPSERPTAMEVRETSKEMLLQAGLTLEEDELAVSTSDDDTCD; via the coding sequence TGCGCAGCGCTACCCCCATCTTCGTTCCAAGCTCATGCCAAGAAGCTGCGGCGCGACGGTTGTTCGagaagcaccagcagctgcgccatccAAACCTTCTGCTCTGTCTTGGCTTCTCAGAGTCAATCGAGGGTGGAATGATGTCTATCTGGGAGTTCAGCCCTGGCGGCACACTGCGTGAGCTCATTTTCCGCTATCCACGTGTAAAGGCGGTGACCATCAACCGCTTCGGTCTTCACGCCCTCACCGCTCTGTCGTATTTACACGAGCGGGGAATCGCGCACGGCGGTGTGTGCCTCGACAACGTGCTCGTTAGCGCGGATGGCAAGTGCCGCTTAACTGGGCACTCAGGTGACAGGAAAGCGGCATGCGAGCTCTTCTACGTACATCAAACGTGCTACATAAGTCCACGAATGGCCACTGGCGCTCTGCCCACTCCGCAGTGTGACATGTTTTGCTTTGGACTCTCGACTATCGAGGCATTGACAAAGGAGCCCTGCTGGAAGTGGGCCACCTGCGAGGATGGCCAGTCGTTCGGGACTTCAGCAGAGCTCGCAGAGCTAATGAAGGCTGGCGGGAAGCCGTTCAGCGATGCGCTGGTGCAGGGCCGTGTCGTAGTGAATGTAGATCTCCTGAGAGGTTCGGATGTGGTCGACAACTACAGCAGAAATGTAGTGGAATCCATCATACGTTGCCTCTCACTTGACCCTTCCGAGCGCCCCACTGCGATGGAAGTACGGGAGACGAGCAAGGaaatgctgctgcaggctgGGCTCACATTGGAGGAAGACGAATTGGCTGTCTCTACTTCCGACGATGATACATGTGATTGA
- a CDS encoding protein kinase-like protein (TriTrypDB/GeneDB-style sysID: LpmP.31.1710.B~partially sequenced tandemly duplicated gene), with product MEPSLNATLLTTAQVPCSEGPRAETCPPLYAHTQNPPRAAKRAAYCDFVCRVDILWTILFFVLLFSVGLCTSVVTQTLLSTAVFESWHKLHALHVNVTSKQLSQQISAAYGLAVHILPLQVRYPVLMQSEDTLATLCSLLTAYDKYASFDTLSVTSLKLQEAIACIHGFTDDESTDSLAGYVSYNHTVNATYYVDKDTYHFQRPLRAAMVWPFAARNVSSIINESTSITPISRATHNPSISHRNAWRVHPILPHLIEMEVPIGIEYRDPIAPEITSTDYVHLYINASRLLREPDGTQRAGARIALLVSQSLDTPDPTIMSNNWGQQSILNSTIYTPLLSTNVTYLKVSDVRDPLMRAALKYVDLTALQNGVSSSTVEFQHDSAPAIVTAWTCTTSGGLSLPLIYASMQTSITMPLTRIRHINNGIVAFTVLLLTLSFWYLIHRTVSKPLSGVQASLFASVKHGGRQLYHAGGSKLIRFAEFDALIQAHNETMKQLRNVDAFVPESLRQRVTDSTVSHRYDSPAQRSSRPLTNRRHRKLKATKLSLHLSTVVYVSTTPTASHTTAQTSPHSPPFSEEQEPLQIRGQRLIAAAEKTAH from the coding sequence ATGGAGCCCTCTCTCAACGCAACGCTTCTCACCACAGCGCAGGTGCCTTGCAGTGAAGGGCCGCGAGCAGAGACGTGTCCACCGCtgtacgcgcacacgcagaacCCGCCCCGCGCCGCAAAGCGCGCCGCGTACTGCGACTTTGTGTGCCGCGTCGACATCCTCTGGACgattctcttcttcgtcctcctcttcagtgTCGGCCTCTGCACTTCTGTCGTCACACAGACACTCTTATCCACCGCGGTGTTCGAATCATGGCACAAGCTGCACGCCCTCCACGTGAACGTCACCAGCAAGCAGCTGAGCCAGCAGATCAGTGCCGCGTACGGCCTTGCCGTCCACATCCTACCGCTGCAAGTACGCTACCCAGTCCTGATGCAGTCCGAGGATACACTTGCAACACTCTGCTCCCTCCTCACGGCGTACGACAAGTACGCATCCTTCGACACATTATCAGTCACCTCCCTCAAGCTCCAAGAGGCAATCGCCTGCATACATGGGTTCACTGACGACGAGTCGACGGACAGTCTCGCCGGGTACGTATCCTACAACCACACCGTCAACGCCACCTACTACGTCGACAAGGACACCTACCACTTCCAGCGTCCGCTGCGCGCGGCGATGGTGTGGCCATTTGCTGCACGTAACGTGTCGAGCATTATAAACGAGAGCACGAGCATCACCCCCATCTCCAGGGCCACCCACAACCCGAGCATCAGCCACCGCAACGCGTGGCGTGTGCATCCCATTCTGCCGCACCTCATAGAGATGGAAGTACCAATCGGCATCGAGTACAGAGACCCTATAGCGCCCGAGATTACCTCCACCGACTATGTGCACCTGTACATCAACGCCTCGAGGCTTCTACGTGAGCCCGACGGGACGCAGCGCGCAGGTGCCCGCATTGCGCTCCTCGTCAGCCAAAGCCTCGATACCCCCGACCCCACCATCATGTCGAACAACTGGGGCCAACAGTCGATCCTCAACTCCACCATTTACACACCGTTGCTCAGCACCAATGTCACCTACCTCAAGGTGAGCGATGTCCGTGACCCACTCATGCGCGCTGCACTCAAGTACGTCGACCTCACAGCGCTGCAGAACGGGGTCAGCAGTAGCACTGTTGAATTCCAGCACGACAGCGCACCTGCCATAGTTACCGCATGGACCTGCACGACGTCTGGAGgcctctctctacctctcaTCTATGCCAGCATGCAAACGAGCATCACTATGCCGCTGACGCGCATTCGCCACATCAACAACGGAATCGTAGCCTTCAccgtgctcctcctcactctctctttttggtATCTTATCCACCGCACCGTATCGAAGCCCCTCAGCGGCGTGCAGGCGAGTCTGTTTGCCAGCGTCAAGCACGGCGGCCGTCAGCTCTACCACGCTGGAGGCAGCAAGTTGATTCGCTTTGCGGAGTTTGATGCGCTCATCCAAGCACACAATGAAACgatgaagcagctgcgcaatgTCGACGCCTTCGTTCCGGAAAGCCTACGACAGCGCGTCACGGACAGCACGGTCAGCCACAGGTATGACAGCCCTGCGCAGCGCTCCTCGCGCCCCTTAACTAATCGGAGGCACCGCAAACTAAAAGCCACGAAGCTGTCTTTACACCTCTCGACCGTCGTCTACGTTTCGACGACTCCTACCGCATCTCACACCACCGCCCAAACCTCGCCCCATTCACCACCTTTCTCCGAAGAGCAGGAGCCTCTCCAGATCCGTGGTCAACGACTCATCGCGGCGGCCGAGAAAACGGCACACG
- a CDS encoding protein kinase-like protein (TriTrypDB/GeneDB-style sysID: LpmP.31.1720): MMKSLLLRIDVSWSVTYLLLLLCVAVPVLVVTQVYVTRMLLSSWHAVHNARVYYITERISISTASVRDIANGFMALNIPGRYKGRDSRLLQRLCSSLDHYDKMARFRALSLVSLTDENVTSCVHGIPIMDSIHTLTGYFARDHIINGSYLIDNETYDFVQPLQMVEEWPESARNISALMKTTYSGKPIFELLPAYLNGTMDSIDPRHHWIFPSATPHLLCYVLPLGYIVRSHANISSVHYTDFTQVQLDGSRMLMDYNFVEAPGFVMAIFIHQSLADDDPLVLSNSWGQPSVSNDSVYSIFGTAPVTYLKVSSISDPLMRAALKYVDLAALQLQGYRRTVDFEYSGAAAVVTAHSYTTGQGLVVPIVLASSHAAITAPYLRLRRILNAIVAVVILLLTVAFFGIARRLISQPLRRMTAFILTSLRAGRRAVFYTNRYTVLQLTEVHALIQAHKAAMKQLREIYAFVPDELRVGDSTRRINSSVSNTASSTDIPTSRKATKLGSRSLVTHLSTAVFLNIRSPAPRAGSQPVAPITALPPPPSAEHANKTSRPPQSLVTAVENAAQAANTANSGPFPTPAALTAFLTAVQELCRTHHGTLHRVCPDACVLHFHSAVRAHLPRGQGAASPAAAPTMRHGVPAAQPAPQPQALAPPEETWRHAAQDARRAAAFVLDLVSWVDAQSGSGASARGGGASPMPDVHALLDTSLFTCGQYCPAGSEQTLQVALGRDVQRALGRVPQRIGVRVAVTEETATLLRAEVRRRSRGCGTVDHGVRLIPVDVLRTGRAGLDSEVVVLYEALPGRVVGDAAWQRYARCCCDGFAHMLRGDYAGALNAYRGVAEIEDLEPGLLPPSMRREAAASAATGGAVSEQVGRLVRECEHRVRWRITEPLCRTSTRPLNLSQVLSKRPSEDVVEGGHSESVHETAREVERGVTEGRQRLFIGRAARDSREFSNYPEIHDRSVVYLQERQMTLRCVLPSAPRWIRDHMGLYWHLSRRKGEGEGIPVWQGMQMALGSAGFIASVSFFTFRDVHPVVAKTIRDAPPGPMSDTLRSATPVCGPSPTQEAFMKAVLVKYQYLRHPNIISLIGYSHSLEGGVVLIWEFSPGGTLRELLNRYGRLPTITTIRFGLQVLSALSFLHEHNVAHGNLNLDTVMVDSDGSCRLVGLYMHERIPFVLPGTHYMSPAMATGKLPTPPCDLFCYALLALEALTGEPCWRWTTNEDGQPFGTIPDLLVLMQNGGQAFCDAVVEGRVVANAEAFDTPMFAEKYSELARSTLRCCVSHTPSKRPTAVEVRNIVKILLSEGGLACEEDEV; this comes from the coding sequence ATGATGAAgagcctcctcctgcgcatcGACGTCTCCTGGTCTGTCACCTacctcctcttgctcctcTGTGTCGCTGTGCCCGTCCTCGTCGTAACCCAGGTCTACGTCACGCGCATGCTGCTCAGCTCGTGGCACGCCGTGCACAACGCCCGCGTGTACTACATCACGGAGCGCATCTCCATCAGCACTGCAAGCGTGCGCGACATCGCCAATGGCTTCATGGCACTCAATATACCGGGGAGGTATAAAGGAAGAGacagccgcctcctccagcgcctctgcTCCTCACTCGACCACTACGACAAAATGGCGCGCTTTCGAGCACTCTCGTTGGTGTCTCTGACGGACGAGAACGTCACGAGCTGCGTCCATGGCATTCCCATCATGGACTCCATCCATACCCTCACCGGCTACTTCGCACGCGACCACATTATCAACGGCAGCTACCTCATCGATAACGAGACGTACGACTTCGTGCAACCGCTGCAGATGGTGGAGGAGTGGCCAGAGTCGGCGCGCAACATCTCCGCCCTCATGAAGACAACCTACAGCGGCAAGCCCATCTTTGAGCTGCTGCCTGCCTACCTGAATGGAACTATGGACTCCATCGACCCGCGCCATCACTGGATCTTCCCTTCAGCCacgccgcacctcctctgctaTGTACTCCCGCTCGGCTACATCGTCCGCAGTCACGCAAATATCAGCAGCGTGCACTACACCGACTTCACGCAGGTGCAGCTCGACGGTTCTCGCATGCTGATGGACTACAACTTCGTGGAGGCGCCGGGGTTCGTAATGGCAATCTTCATCCACCAGAGCCTCGCCGACGACGACCCGCTCGTGCTGTCTAACAGCTGGGGTCAACCCTCCGTCAGTAACGACAGCGTTTACTCCATTTTTGGCACCGCGCCAGTCACGTACCTCAAAGTGAGCAGCATCAGCGACCCACTCATGCGCGCTGCACTCAAGTACGTCGACCtcgcagcactgcagctgcagggtTACAGGCGCACCGTCGACTTCGAGTActctggcgctgccgctgtcgtcacAGCACACTCGTACACCACCGGACAGGGCCTCGTTGTTCCGATAGTTCTCGCCAGCAGCCATGCTGCCATCACGGCACCGTACCTTCGACTCAGGCGCATCTTGAATGCCATCGTAGCTGTCGTGATCCTCTTGCTCACTGTGGCCTTCTTCGGTATTGCGCGCCGTCTCATCTCACAGCCGCTTCGGCGCATGACAGCGTTCATCTTGACGAGTCTGCGCGCTGGTCGGCGTGCGGTCTTCTACACAAACAGATACACAGTTCTACAGTTGACGGAGGTGCACGCGCTCATCCAGGCACACAAGGCCGCgatgaagcagctgcgcgagatcTACGCCTTCGTTCCTGACGAACTACGTGTAGGCGACAGTACGCGGCGCATCAACAGCAGCGTATCCAATACGGCGTCCTCCACCGATATCCCAACCAGCCGCAAAGCCACGAAGTTGGGAAGTCGCTCTCTCGTCACTCACCTCTCCACCGCCGTGTTCCTCAACATTCGATCCCCAGCACCGCGCGCGGGCAGTCAGCCAGTCGCCCCGATCACCGCACTACCGCCGCCCCCGTCAGCCGAGCACGCCAATAAAACGTCCCGCCCTCCCCAGAGCTTGGTGACTGCAGTAGAGAACGCAGCACAGGCAGCCAACACCGCCAACAGCGGCCCCTTCCCCACACCGGCCGCACTCACCGCATTCCTCACCGCCGTGCAGGAGCTGTGCCGCACGCACCACGGCACGCTGCATCGCGTCTGCCCCgacgcgtgcgtgctgcactTCCACAGCGCCGTGCGCGCACACCTGCCGCGTGGACAGGGAGCAGCGAGTCCGGCGGCTGCGCCCACCATGAGGCACGGCGTCCCTGCCGCACAGccggcaccgcagccgcaggcCCTCGCGCCGCCGGAGGAGACGTGGCGCCACGCCGCGCAAGAcgcacgccgcgccgctgccttcgTGCTGGACCTGGTGAGCTGGGTGGACGcacagagcggcagcggcgccagtgcgcggggcggcggtgcgtcgccCATGCCGGacgtgcacgcgctgctggacaCGAGCCTGTTCACGTGCGGGCAGTACTGCCCCGCCGGCAGCGAGCAGACGCTGCAGGTGGCGCTTGGCCGCGAcgtgcagcgcgcgctgggccgcgtgccgcagcgcatcGGCGTGCGCGTGGCCGTGACGGAggagacggcgacgctgctgcgcgcggaggtgcgccgcaggagccgcggctgcggcaccgtGGACCACGGCGTGCGGCTGATCCCCGTGGATGTGCTGCGCACGGGCCGCGCGGGGCTGGAcagcgaggtggtggtgctgtaCGAGGCGCTGCCCGGGCGCGTGGTGGGCGAcgcggcgtggcagcggtacgcgcgctgctgctgcgacggcttCGCGCACATGCTGCGCGGCGACTACGCCGGCGCGCTGAACGCCTaccgcggcgtcgccgagATCGAGGACCTGGAGCccgggctgctgccgccgagcATGCGTCGCGAGGCGGCTGCCAGTGCCGCGACGGGCGGCGCCGTGTCGGAGCAGGTGGGGCGGCTGGTGCGCGAGTGCGAGCACCGCGTGCGGTGGCGCATCACGGAGCCGCTGTGCAGGACGAGCACTAGGCCGTTGAACCTCAGCCAGGTGTTGAGTAAGAGGCCTTCTGAAGACGTTGTTGAAGGAGGTCATTCTGAAAGTGTGCACGAGACTGCAagagaagtggagagaggcgtTACGGAAGGGCGTCAAAGGCTGTTCATTGGGAGAGCCGCGCGGGACTCCAGAGAATTTTCGAACTACCCAGAGATTCACGACCGCAGCGTTGTGTACCTTCAGGAGAGGCAGATGACTCTCCGGTGCGTGCTACCCTCGGCGCCCAGGTGGATTCGTGACCATATGGGACTATACTGGCATCTGTCACGCCGCAAgggcgagggtgaggggaTCCCAGTCTGGCAGGGCATGCAGATGGCCCTGGGCTCCGCTGGCTTCATCGCATCGGTCAGCTTTTTCACGTTCCGAGACGTTCATCCTGTGGTGGCCAAAACCATTCGCGATGCGCCACCGGGTCCCATGTCCGACAcactgcgcagcgccactccTGTGTGCGGGCCTTCTCCAACCCAGGAGGCCTTTATGAAAGCTGTCCTTGTCAAGTACCAATACCTCCGCCATCCCAACATCATTTCCCTTATTGGGTACTCCCACTCGCTGGAGGGTGGCGTGGTACTGATTTGGGAGTTCAGCCCTGGTGGGACGCTGCGAGAGCTGCTAAACAGGTACGGACGGCTGCCGACAATCACAACTATCCGGTTTGGGCTGCAGGTGTTGTCCGCATTGTCTTTCCTTCACGAGCATAACGTCGCACACGGCAACCTCAACCTTGATACTGTCATGGTTGACTCGGACGGAAGCTGCCGCCTAGTCGGGTTGTACATGCACGAGCGGATCCCCTTCGTGCTTCCAGGGACGCACTACATGAGCCCTGCCATGGCCACCGGCAAATTACCCACACCCCCGTGCGATCTCTTCTGCTACGCTCTTCTTGCCTTAGAAGCTCTCACTGGTGAGccctgctggaggtggacaACGAATGAAGACGGACAGCCATTCGGCACTATTCCAGACTTGTTGGTGCTCATGCAGAACGGAGGGCAGGCGTTCTGTGATGCAGTGGTGGAGGGGCGTGTGGTGGCCAACGCAGAGGCGTTCGACACACCAATGTTTGCCGAGAAGTACAGCGAGCTCGCACGGAGCACGctacgctgctgcgtgtcTCACACCCCGTCCAAGCGGCCAACTGCGGTGGAGGTGCGTAATATTGTCAAGATACTCCTTAGCGAGGGTGGCCTCGCCTGTGAAGAGGACGAAGTCTGA